A section of the Streptomyces sp. Je 1-369 genome encodes:
- a CDS encoding L,D-transpeptidase family protein, protein MVVAAAACGVLLTSCASGSDGGAKKGDAGADHGKSPQAGSADMRRIPDVGNRLQSKIPEESRQVVAVYGDGEDSAKSTVVLYTKSGAKDTTWEKSRSWPAHNGKKGWTTDHRENDKRSPVGVFTLTDAGGVLTDPGAKFPYTRSSSIQAPHYWPRTHWHDFDYVIAIDYNRAKGTPPNDPTRPQGQAKGGSIWLHMDHGSGTSGCVSLAKPAMEYLLRTLDPKQHPVVVMGDEANLEA, encoded by the coding sequence GTGGTGGTCGCGGCAGCGGCCTGCGGTGTTCTTCTGACGTCCTGCGCGAGCGGAAGCGACGGCGGCGCGAAGAAGGGCGACGCCGGCGCCGACCACGGGAAGAGTCCCCAGGCAGGGTCCGCCGACATGCGGCGCATCCCCGACGTGGGCAACCGGCTGCAGTCCAAGATCCCCGAGGAGTCCCGCCAGGTCGTCGCGGTCTACGGCGACGGCGAGGACTCGGCGAAGTCGACCGTCGTGCTCTACACGAAGTCGGGAGCCAAGGACACGACCTGGGAGAAGTCCCGCAGCTGGCCCGCACACAACGGCAAGAAGGGCTGGACGACCGACCACCGCGAGAACGACAAGCGCAGCCCGGTCGGCGTGTTCACGCTCACCGACGCGGGGGGTGTCCTGACGGATCCGGGCGCCAAGTTCCCGTACACGAGATCTTCGTCCATCCAGGCCCCGCACTACTGGCCCAGGACGCACTGGCACGATTTCGACTACGTCATCGCGATCGACTACAACCGCGCCAAGGGCACCCCGCCGAACGATCCGACGCGTCCGCAGGGTCAGGCCAAGGGCGGCAGCATCTGGCTGCACATGGACCACGGCAGCGGTACGTCCGGCTGCGTGAGCCTGGCAAAGCCGGCCATGGAGTACCTGCTGCGCACGCTCGACCCGAAGCAGCATCCGGTCGTGGTGATGGGTGACGAAGCAAACCTGGAGGCTTGA
- a CDS encoding ABC transporter ATP-binding protein, with protein MTSSHRGPAAATFAPGSLPVADRRQVRRAAVHLIRQDTGAFVTMIAFNALAAAAGLTGPWLLGRIINTVRDGGGVDAVDRLALGILAGALAQLLLARHARYLAHRFGERTLARIREQFVDRALALPASVVERAGAGDLTARGTTDVATAGQMLRDTGPDVFVAAVQALFILTAIFLLDPLLGVCGVLGLTGIWFATRWYLRRARSAYLEQGAAHSTLAEVLAATASGARTVEALRLRERRVADSEAEIERCVAAHDRTLFLRSVLFPSIDVSYAVPVVAVLFLGGVLHQQGSMSLGTVVAAALYLQQLSQPLDTILQQVEQLQSSGASFARVEGLAAAPKGPSELSVTFPATSADPSPSPSPESSPDSPEDDRIEVREARFAYDSGADVLRGVTLSVHPGERLAIVGPSGAGKSTLSRLLAGIDTPASGTVTVGGVPIADLPPNRLRRQVVLVTQEHHVFLGTVRDNLLIAAESATDAELGAALTAVGADWSDSLPDGLDTELGPGGHQLHGAQAQQLALARVVLADPHTLILDEATALLDPTTARHTERALAAVLRGRTVIAIAHRLQTAHDADRVAVMQDGRVTELGPHEELVEADGAYAALWHAWHGEQPGRA; from the coding sequence ATGACGTCGTCCCACCGCGGCCCGGCTGCCGCAACCTTCGCACCCGGCTCCCTGCCCGTGGCCGACCGCCGACAGGTCCGCCGCGCCGCCGTCCACCTCATCCGCCAGGACACCGGCGCGTTCGTCACGATGATCGCTTTCAACGCGCTCGCGGCGGCAGCGGGCCTCACCGGTCCCTGGCTCCTCGGGCGCATCATCAACACGGTCAGGGACGGCGGTGGCGTCGATGCGGTGGACCGTCTCGCCCTCGGCATCCTGGCCGGTGCCCTCGCCCAGCTCCTGCTGGCTCGCCACGCCCGCTACCTCGCCCACCGCTTCGGCGAACGGACCCTCGCCCGTATCCGTGAGCAGTTCGTCGACCGGGCACTCGCGCTGCCCGCCTCGGTCGTGGAGCGAGCTGGTGCCGGCGATCTGACGGCCCGCGGCACCACCGACGTGGCGACCGCCGGACAGATGCTGCGCGACACCGGACCCGATGTGTTCGTCGCGGCGGTGCAGGCGCTGTTCATCCTGACCGCGATCTTCCTTCTCGACCCGCTGCTCGGCGTCTGCGGTGTGCTCGGCCTGACCGGGATCTGGTTCGCCACCCGCTGGTACCTGCGCCGTGCCCGTTCGGCCTACCTCGAGCAGGGCGCGGCACACTCCACACTGGCGGAAGTACTCGCGGCCACCGCTTCCGGAGCCCGCACCGTCGAGGCCCTGCGTCTTCGCGAGCGCCGGGTCGCGGACAGCGAGGCGGAGATCGAGCGGTGCGTCGCCGCCCATGACCGGACGCTGTTCCTGCGCAGCGTCCTGTTCCCTTCCATCGACGTTTCGTACGCCGTCCCTGTTGTCGCCGTGCTGTTCCTCGGCGGCGTGCTGCACCAACAGGGGTCCATGAGTCTCGGCACCGTGGTCGCCGCGGCCCTGTACCTGCAGCAGCTCTCCCAGCCCTTGGACACGATCCTTCAGCAGGTCGAACAGCTCCAGAGCAGCGGCGCCTCCTTCGCGCGCGTCGAAGGCCTGGCCGCCGCCCCCAAGGGGCCTTCCGAACTCTCCGTTACCTTCCCTGCGACATCTGCCGACCCCTCTCCCTCTCCCTCTCCCGAAAGCTCCCCAGACTCCCCCGAGGACGACCGCATCGAGGTGCGGGAGGCGCGCTTCGCTTACGACAGCGGAGCCGATGTCCTGCGTGGAGTCACCCTGTCCGTACACCCCGGCGAGCGCCTCGCGATCGTCGGGCCCTCGGGGGCGGGTAAAAGCACCCTGAGCCGCCTCCTGGCCGGTATCGACACGCCCGCCAGCGGGACGGTGACCGTCGGCGGTGTACCGATCGCCGACCTGCCCCCGAACCGGCTGCGCCGACAGGTCGTCCTGGTCACCCAAGAACACCACGTGTTCCTCGGCACCGTCCGGGACAACCTCCTGATAGCGGCGGAGTCCGCCACGGACGCCGAACTCGGAGCAGCCCTCACCGCGGTCGGCGCCGACTGGTCGGACAGCCTGCCGGACGGTCTCGACACCGAGCTGGGCCCCGGCGGGCACCAGCTGCACGGAGCGCAGGCCCAGCAATTGGCGCTGGCCCGAGTCGTGCTTGCCGACCCGCACACGCTGATCCTCGACGAGGCCACCGCGCTTCTGGACCCGACCACAGCACGCCACACGGAACGAGCTCTGGCCGCGGTCCTCCGGGGGCGCACCGTCATCGCCATCGCCCACCGTCTGCAGACGGCCCACGACGCCGATCGCGTGGCGGTGATGCAGGACGGCCGGGTGACCGAGCTGGGCCCCCACGAGGAGCTCGTCGAGGCCGACGGCGCCTACGCCGCGCTCTGGCACGCCTGGCACGGTGAACAACCAGGCAGGGCGTGA
- a CDS encoding ABC transporter ATP-binding protein, which yields MAASSTDTGVPDRRGPARYLWWVIVSQPQRVLLGALLGTVWMVCLTLPPYVLSRAIDDGLRTGDRSALVGWCAALFGIGLLNAWLAIMRHRTMTRIRLDAYFRTVRVVVDHATRLGAALPRRVSAGEVVTIGHSDVGVISQTLTVTGPGVGAVIAYFVVAALLLSVSPLLAGVVLVGVPLLAVLIGPFLGRLQGAESAYRERQGALAAILGDLAGGLRVLNGLGGKAVFAARYREGSHRLRDEGYRVGSSMSWIQAFSIGLPTLFLAAVTWLAARMAAQGDITVGELVAVYGYVAVLVLPVTFLIEGSYDIGRGLVAARRVVDFLNLAPGAWKASARAEPVPGPKEPSVLRDPLSDVEVEPGLLTALVSARASDGTDIVDRLGRFTSSLATWGSVRLDAVALDEVRTRILVADNEADLFAGTLRAALSGRCAPDEEAIARAVDAAMARDIVLGLPDGLDATLDSQGRNLSGGQRQRVRLARALLAEPEVLLAVEPTSAVDSHTEANMATRLRTARAGRTTLVTTTSPLVLDQADVVHYLVGGRVTATGSHADLFARHPDYRRLVSRGTGEGAENEDHEAEEQNAAARRTRPHPATEPTHEALR from the coding sequence ATGGCTGCATCGTCCACGGATACCGGCGTCCCCGACCGGCGCGGGCCTGCCCGCTACCTCTGGTGGGTGATCGTCAGCCAGCCGCAACGTGTGCTCCTGGGAGCCCTGTTGGGCACGGTCTGGATGGTCTGCCTGACCCTCCCCCCGTACGTCCTGTCGCGCGCCATCGACGACGGTCTGCGAACGGGTGACCGCTCCGCCCTCGTCGGTTGGTGCGCGGCCCTGTTCGGCATCGGACTCCTCAACGCCTGGCTGGCGATCATGCGGCATCGCACCATGACCCGGATCCGGCTCGACGCCTACTTCCGCACCGTGCGTGTCGTGGTCGACCACGCGACCCGGCTCGGCGCTGCCCTGCCGCGCCGGGTCTCGGCCGGTGAGGTCGTCACCATCGGTCACTCCGACGTGGGCGTGATCAGCCAGACCCTGACCGTGACGGGTCCCGGAGTCGGCGCGGTGATCGCCTACTTCGTGGTGGCCGCGCTGCTGTTGTCCGTCTCTCCGCTGCTCGCCGGCGTGGTGCTGGTCGGCGTGCCGCTGCTCGCGGTGCTGATCGGCCCGTTCCTCGGCCGTCTGCAGGGGGCCGAGTCGGCCTACCGGGAGCGTCAGGGCGCACTCGCCGCGATACTCGGCGACCTCGCCGGCGGCCTCCGTGTTCTCAACGGTCTGGGGGGCAAGGCGGTGTTCGCGGCCCGCTACCGCGAGGGTTCGCACCGGCTCCGTGACGAGGGCTACCGGGTCGGGTCGAGCATGAGCTGGATCCAGGCCTTCAGCATCGGCCTGCCCACCCTGTTCCTGGCCGCCGTGACGTGGCTCGCCGCGCGCATGGCCGCTCAGGGCGACATCACCGTGGGCGAGTTGGTCGCCGTCTACGGCTACGTCGCCGTGCTCGTCCTGCCGGTGACGTTCCTCATCGAAGGCAGCTACGACATCGGCCGAGGCCTGGTCGCCGCGCGCAGGGTGGTGGACTTCTTGAACCTGGCGCCCGGGGCATGGAAGGCCTCCGCGCGCGCGGAGCCTGTGCCCGGCCCGAAGGAGCCGTCCGTGCTGCGTGACCCGCTGTCCGATGTAGAGGTCGAACCCGGTCTCCTCACCGCCCTCGTCAGTGCTCGTGCCTCGGACGGCACGGACATCGTCGACCGCCTGGGCCGATTCACTTCTTCCCTTGCCACCTGGGGGTCCGTACGCCTCGACGCCGTCGCCCTGGACGAGGTCCGCACCCGGATCCTGGTGGCGGACAACGAGGCCGACCTCTTCGCCGGTACGTTGCGTGCGGCCCTCTCCGGCCGCTGCGCTCCGGACGAGGAGGCCATCGCCCGCGCGGTCGACGCGGCCATGGCCCGCGACATCGTCCTCGGCCTGCCGGACGGGCTCGATGCCACGCTTGACTCCCAAGGCCGCAACCTGTCCGGCGGCCAGCGTCAGCGTGTCCGACTGGCCCGTGCCCTGCTCGCCGAACCGGAAGTCCTCCTGGCCGTCGAACCCACCTCCGCGGTCGACTCCCACACCGAGGCGAACATGGCGACCCGGCTTCGCACCGCCCGCGCGGGCCGCACGACTCTCGTCACGACCACGTCCCCCCTCGTCCTGGACCAAGCCGATGTCGTCCACTACCTGGTCGGCGGCCGGGTGACCGCGACCGGCAGCCACGCCGACCTCTTCGCCCGGCACCCGGACTACCGACGCTTGGTGTCGCGCGGCACCGGTGAGGGCGCCGAAAACGAAGACCACGAGGCGGAGGAGCAGAACGCGGCAGCACGCCGCACCCGCCCTCACCCTGCTACCGAGCCGACTCACGAGGCCCTCCGATGA
- a CDS encoding ABC transporter transmembrane domain-containing protein encodes MQIRDLPYPDPGVPDARSGPRFLLWLGRNQLGGQLKSLAWGLLHFGSIAGLPYMVGIAVEAVLDGSGGRLALSGALILLLGIAIALGDTMLHRTAVTNWITAAARVQQLLAHKTAALGSALTRRVAAGEVVAVSTGDVEKIGWFVEALSRFAAAALTVVLVCVGLLVYQPSLGIIVAIGIPVLALAVLPLLPRATRRADHQREKAGRATELASDTVAGLRVLRGIGGEELFLDRYRDASQEVRTAAVRSARMWAVISAIQVLMPGLLLIAVVWQGVHLAREGRVTVGELVTVYSAIMILNYPLRHFEEIAMAYSFSRPSAKRAARVLSLQRTTEAAASRDGSEHGSSPVGESLPEKARSQAGDARTPTGDLYDPATGLLAPAGRLTAVVCGDPDEAGRLAERLGGHPAFDGAAGLPSVRLGDVPLDDLPLATARTAVLVQDKDPVLLSGTLRQLLDVPASGAVSPEEALDAAQCSDVLDALAQASMDDDPMAAHLTERGRSLSGGQRQRLALARSLVTDPEALVLDEPTSAVDSHTEARVADGIRQLRGGRTTVVLTSSPLLLDRAERVVFLADGEVAAVGAHRELVHTEPRYRAVVTRETDAERVASDARTDARTDTDTLTDFDIEETA; translated from the coding sequence ATGCAGATTCGCGACCTTCCGTATCCCGACCCCGGCGTCCCTGATGCCCGGTCGGGGCCACGCTTCCTGCTGTGGCTGGGCCGCAACCAGCTCGGCGGACAACTCAAGTCCCTCGCCTGGGGCCTGCTGCACTTCGGCTCCATCGCGGGCCTGCCGTACATGGTCGGCATCGCCGTCGAGGCCGTGCTCGACGGGTCCGGCGGACGGCTCGCCCTCTCGGGCGCGCTGATCCTCCTCCTCGGCATCGCCATCGCACTGGGCGACACGATGCTGCACCGCACCGCGGTCACCAACTGGATCACTGCCGCGGCCCGCGTGCAGCAGCTCCTCGCGCACAAGACCGCCGCGCTCGGCTCCGCACTCACCCGGCGCGTCGCCGCGGGCGAGGTCGTCGCCGTCTCCACCGGCGACGTCGAGAAGATCGGCTGGTTCGTGGAGGCGCTTTCGCGGTTCGCCGCGGCCGCGCTCACGGTCGTCCTCGTCTGTGTCGGCCTCCTCGTGTACCAGCCCTCCCTCGGCATCATCGTCGCCATCGGCATCCCGGTGCTCGCCCTCGCCGTCCTTCCGCTGCTGCCCCGCGCCACCCGCCGGGCGGACCACCAGCGCGAGAAGGCGGGCCGGGCCACCGAGCTGGCGTCGGACACCGTCGCCGGACTGCGGGTGCTGCGCGGCATCGGTGGCGAGGAACTCTTCCTCGACCGGTACCGCGACGCCTCGCAGGAGGTCCGCACCGCCGCCGTGCGCAGCGCCCGCATGTGGGCGGTCATCTCGGCCATCCAGGTCCTGATGCCCGGGCTGCTGCTGATCGCGGTCGTCTGGCAGGGCGTGCACCTCGCCCGCGAGGGCCGTGTCACGGTCGGTGAGCTCGTCACCGTCTACAGCGCCATCATGATCCTCAACTACCCGCTGCGGCACTTCGAAGAGATCGCCATGGCGTACTCCTTCTCGCGGCCCTCCGCGAAGAGGGCGGCACGCGTGCTCTCGCTCCAGCGCACGACCGAGGCCGCGGCATCGCGGGACGGGTCTGAGCACGGGTCCAGTCCCGTCGGCGAGTCGCTCCCCGAGAAGGCACGGTCCCAGGCGGGCGACGCACGCACGCCCACCGGCGACCTGTACGACCCGGCGACCGGGCTGCTCGCGCCGGCCGGACGGCTCACCGCGGTGGTCTGCGGCGATCCGGACGAGGCAGGACGCCTCGCCGAACGGCTCGGCGGACATCCCGCGTTCGATGGGGCCGCTGGCCTGCCGTCCGTGCGCCTCGGCGACGTACCGCTGGACGACCTGCCCCTGGCCACCGCACGCACCGCCGTCCTGGTCCAGGACAAGGACCCCGTCCTCCTCTCCGGAACGCTCCGCCAGCTCCTCGACGTACCGGCGTCGGGAGCCGTCAGCCCCGAGGAGGCTCTCGACGCGGCCCAGTGCTCCGACGTCCTGGACGCCCTCGCACAGGCTTCGATGGACGACGACCCGATGGCCGCCCACCTCACGGAACGCGGCCGCTCCCTCTCCGGGGGCCAGCGCCAACGCCTGGCCCTCGCCCGCTCCCTGGTCACCGACCCCGAGGCGCTGGTACTCGACGAGCCGACGTCCGCCGTCGACTCGCACACCGAGGCCCGGGTCGCCGACGGCATCCGGCAGCTGCGCGGAGGACGCACCACCGTGGTGCTCACGTCGTCACCGCTGCTCCTCGACCGCGCCGAGCGCGTCGTCTTCCTTGCCGACGGCGAGGTCGCGGCGGTGGGCGCGCACCGCGAACTGGTGCACACCGAGCCGCGGTACCGCGCGGTCGTCACCCGGGAGACCGACGCGGAACGCGTCGCCTCCGACGCCCGCACGGACGCCCGCACGGATACGGACACCCTGACCGATTTCGACATCGAGGAGACGGCATGA
- a CDS encoding metal-dependent hydrolase, translated as MMGPAHSLSGAAAWLGVGAAAAAAGHTMPWPVLLVGALICAGAALAPDLDHKSATISRAFGPVSRGLCEIVDKLSYAVYKATRKQGDPRRSGGHRTLTHTWLWAVLIGAGASALAIFGGRWAVLGILFVHMVLAIEGLLWRAARGSSSDVLVWLLAATSAWILAGVLDKSGNGADWLFTEPGQEYLWLGLPIVLGALVHDIGDALTVSGCPILWPIPIGRKRWYPIGPPKALRFRAGSWIELKVLMPVFMLLGGVGGAAALNFI; from the coding sequence ATGATGGGACCGGCACACTCACTGTCGGGAGCGGCGGCCTGGCTCGGGGTCGGCGCTGCCGCAGCGGCCGCAGGGCACACCATGCCCTGGCCGGTCCTGCTCGTAGGGGCGCTGATCTGCGCCGGAGCGGCGCTCGCGCCCGACCTGGACCACAAGTCGGCGACCATCTCGCGGGCCTTCGGGCCGGTCTCCCGGGGCTTGTGCGAGATCGTCGACAAGCTTTCCTACGCCGTCTACAAGGCGACCCGGAAGCAGGGGGACCCACGCCGTTCGGGCGGGCACCGTACGCTGACGCACACCTGGCTGTGGGCGGTGCTGATCGGAGCGGGCGCCTCGGCCCTGGCGATCTTCGGCGGGCGCTGGGCGGTCCTCGGCATCCTCTTCGTCCACATGGTGCTCGCCATCGAGGGCCTGCTGTGGCGGGCCGCCCGCGGGTCGAGCAGCGACGTACTCGTGTGGCTGCTGGCCGCGACGAGTGCGTGGATCCTCGCGGGCGTCCTGGACAAGTCGGGCAACGGCGCGGACTGGCTGTTCACCGAGCCCGGCCAGGAGTACCTGTGGCTCGGGCTGCCGATCGTGCTCGGTGCCCTGGTGCACGACATCGGGGACGCGCTGACCGTCTCCGGGTGCCCGATCCTGTGGCCCATCCCCATCGGGCGCAAGCGCTGGTACCCGATCGGGCCGCCGAAGGCGCTGCGGTTCCGGGCCGGCAGCTGGATCGAGCTCAAGGTGCTGATGCCGGTGTTCATGCTGCTCGGGGGAGTGGGCGGCGCGGCCGCGCTCAACTTCATCTGA
- a CDS encoding peptide-N4-asparagine amidase, which translates to MRRRVMSMLIGAALAASTLLGTGPAAAADTPPVEFGDDWHDPITAAPPVPKPHTKSCEVTVAEAQFKDFTPYKGDYAPPAKCGKGQWGKVVLRLDGKVKGRQYDRLGYLRIGGVEVLRTSTPEPSVDGITWSVEKDVTRYRETLSRDQQVEMLIGNVVNDTYTGIIDVKATLTFYEPVKAAKAVRAAQAPDRVIPLGDARGSSGISGSSDGATLTTPRNSERIVAEVYATGSGGGCEEYWYLTVPDAAPYSCKADHGPYREVQVKVDGRLAGIAAPFPTVWTGGWSNPFLWYVIPGPRAFDIKPVEYDLTPFAGILNDGRPHQVEVSVVGVPEARTGWSTPVNVLVWQDKKSDRVTGRLTGHKESTPANTAKYTPGTGDEAHRLDTEGGHRLSVSGYVNTSHGRVATTVTRSLANTSLHRWTEGESLDALKATWTDRETVTTGRRAVRTDRTYTMDGTTTLGAGDRLRTEISLGDRAESVTRTGGRRTGWSVLDDRYDGDATYTANVPRDQRHAVGTSRERYRLTGDTGCYDRTIATAQGILTHDHRRC; encoded by the coding sequence ATGAGAAGACGCGTCATGTCCATGCTCATCGGAGCGGCCCTCGCGGCGAGCACCCTCCTCGGCACCGGACCAGCAGCAGCGGCCGACACACCACCGGTGGAATTCGGTGACGACTGGCACGACCCGATCACCGCCGCACCACCCGTGCCGAAACCGCACACCAAGTCCTGCGAAGTGACGGTCGCCGAGGCGCAGTTCAAGGACTTCACCCCGTACAAAGGCGACTACGCGCCTCCGGCGAAATGCGGCAAGGGCCAATGGGGCAAGGTGGTGCTGCGTCTGGACGGGAAGGTCAAGGGGCGCCAGTACGACCGCCTCGGGTACCTCCGGATAGGTGGGGTCGAAGTTCTGCGCACATCGACCCCTGAGCCGTCGGTCGACGGCATCACCTGGTCCGTGGAGAAGGACGTCACGCGCTACCGCGAGACGCTGAGCCGCGACCAGCAGGTCGAGATGCTCATCGGAAACGTCGTCAACGACACGTACACCGGCATCATCGACGTCAAGGCGACGCTGACGTTCTATGAGCCGGTGAAGGCGGCGAAGGCGGTGAGAGCGGCGCAGGCGCCCGATCGTGTCATTCCCCTCGGGGACGCCAGGGGCAGCAGTGGCATCAGTGGCAGCAGCGACGGCGCAACGCTCACCACCCCGCGCAACAGCGAACGCATCGTCGCCGAGGTGTACGCCACCGGGTCCGGCGGAGGCTGCGAGGAGTACTGGTATCTGACCGTGCCCGACGCCGCGCCCTACTCCTGCAAGGCCGACCACGGCCCCTACCGGGAGGTGCAGGTCAAGGTCGACGGACGACTGGCCGGCATCGCGGCGCCGTTCCCGACCGTCTGGACCGGCGGCTGGTCGAACCCGTTCCTCTGGTACGTGATCCCGGGGCCCCGCGCCTTCGACATCAAGCCCGTCGAGTACGACCTGACCCCCTTCGCGGGCATCCTCAACGACGGCCGCCCGCACCAGGTGGAGGTCTCCGTCGTCGGCGTCCCCGAGGCCCGGACAGGATGGAGCACACCGGTCAACGTGCTGGTCTGGCAGGACAAGAAGAGCGACCGCGTCACGGGCAGGCTGACCGGCCACAAGGAGAGCACCCCCGCCAACACGGCGAAGTACACGCCCGGAACGGGCGACGAGGCGCACCGGCTGGACACCGAGGGCGGTCACCGGCTCAGCGTGTCCGGGTACGTGAACACCTCGCACGGCCGCGTCGCCACGACCGTGACCCGCAGCCTCGCGAACACCTCCCTGCACCGCTGGACCGAGGGCGAGTCGCTGGACGCGCTCAAGGCCACGTGGACGGACCGTGAGACGGTCACCACGGGCCGCCGTGCCGTGCGCACCGACCGGACGTACACCATGGACGGCACCACGACCCTGGGCGCCGGTGACCGGCTGCGCACCGAGATCTCCCTCGGCGACCGCGCCGAGAGCGTCACGAGAACGGGAGGCCGGCGCACTGGCTGGTCCGTCCTTGACGACCGTTACGACGGCGATGCGACGTACACCGCGAACGTTCCCCGCGATCAGCGGCACGCAGTGGGCACCTCGCGCGAGCGCTACCGCCTGACCGGCGACACGGGCTGCTACGACCGGACGATCGCCACCGCGCAAGGAATCCTGACGCACGACCACCGGCGCTGCTGA
- a CDS encoding ABC transporter ATP-binding protein, with the protein MIGLAPPAYDPAAPTTAETLPVGSAATVRAYVTELFKRHRRSFLLLILVNTLAVVASMVGPYLLGDLVEKVSDGARDLHLELTIALFAAALVVQALFVREVRLRGAMLGERMLADLREDFLVRSVGLPPGVLERAGTGDLLSRITTDVDRLANAMREAVPQLAIGVVWVVLLLGGLIVTAPPLAPAVLVAVPLLVVGCRWYFKRAPAAYRSEAAGYAAVAAALTETVDAGRTVEAHRLGRRRIELSERRIEQWTAWERYTLYLRSVLFPVINLTHTTVLCSTLMIGGAFVLQGWIGVGQLTTGVLIAQMLVEPLGIILRWYDELQVAQVSLARLVGVRDIEPDAGDPSVIPDGRHVRADDVHFGYRAGVDVLREVSLAVEPGSRVALVGPSGAGKSTLGRLLAGIYGPRTGHVTLGGAALSAMPAEQVRAHVALVNQEHHVFVGSLRDNLLLARTGARDAELWAALGAVDAADWARGLDEGLDTEVGSGGFALTPAQAQQIALARLVLADPHTLVLDEATSLLDPRAARHLERSLARVLDGRTVVAIAHRLHTAHDADVIAVVESGRIAELGSHDQLVAADGAYAALWRSWHG; encoded by the coding sequence ATGATCGGCCTGGCGCCCCCGGCCTACGATCCGGCGGCCCCCACGACGGCGGAGACCCTGCCCGTCGGCTCGGCCGCGACCGTACGCGCCTACGTCACCGAACTGTTCAAGCGCCACCGCAGGTCCTTTCTCCTGCTCATCCTGGTGAACACACTCGCCGTCGTCGCCTCGATGGTCGGTCCCTATCTCCTCGGCGACCTGGTCGAAAAGGTCTCGGACGGTGCGCGCGACCTCCATCTGGAGCTGACGATCGCCCTGTTCGCGGCCGCGCTCGTCGTGCAGGCCCTCTTCGTACGGGAGGTGCGGCTGCGCGGCGCGATGCTCGGCGAACGGATGCTGGCGGACCTGCGCGAGGACTTCCTCGTCCGGTCCGTCGGGCTGCCGCCGGGCGTCCTTGAGCGGGCCGGTACCGGCGACCTGCTCTCGCGCATCACCACGGACGTCGACCGTCTCGCCAACGCCATGCGCGAAGCGGTGCCGCAGCTCGCCATCGGCGTGGTGTGGGTGGTACTGCTGCTCGGCGGACTCATCGTGACGGCGCCTCCTCTGGCGCCCGCCGTGCTCGTCGCCGTGCCGCTTCTCGTGGTGGGCTGTCGCTGGTACTTCAAGCGGGCCCCCGCCGCCTACCGCTCGGAGGCCGCCGGTTACGCAGCCGTCGCCGCCGCCCTCACCGAGACCGTCGACGCGGGACGCACTGTCGAGGCCCACCGCCTCGGCCGTCGCCGCATCGAGCTGTCGGAGCGCCGCATCGAGCAATGGACCGCGTGGGAGCGGTACACCCTCTATCTGCGCTCGGTCCTCTTTCCTGTCATCAACCTCACGCACACGACCGTGCTGTGCTCGACTCTGATGATCGGCGGTGCCTTCGTCCTCCAGGGCTGGATCGGAGTGGGGCAGCTGACCACCGGAGTCCTGATCGCCCAGATGCTCGTCGAGCCGCTCGGCATCATCCTGCGCTGGTACGACGAGCTGCAGGTCGCCCAGGTGTCGCTGGCCCGGCTGGTCGGGGTGCGTGACATCGAGCCGGACGCGGGTGATCCCTCCGTCATCCCGGACGGGCGTCATGTCCGTGCGGACGATGTGCACTTCGGCTACCGCGCGGGCGTCGACGTGCTCCGCGAGGTCTCCCTCGCCGTCGAACCCGGCTCGCGTGTCGCCCTGGTCGGGCCGTCGGGTGCGGGAAAGTCGACGCTGGGCAGGCTCCTCGCCGGGATCTACGGTCCGCGCACCGGTCACGTCACCCTCGGCGGCGCCGCACTGTCGGCGATGCCCGCCGAGCAGGTACGTGCGCATGTGGCCCTGGTCAACCAGGAACACCATGTATTCGTGGGTTCTCTGCGCGACAACCTCCTCCTGGCCAGGACCGGCGCCCGGGACGCCGAACTGTGGGCGGCGCTCGGCGCGGTGGACGCCGCCGACTGGGCGCGCGGCCTCGACGAGGGCCTCGACACCGAGGTCGGCTCGGGCGGTTTCGCCCTGACGCCCGCACAGGCTCAGCAGATCGCTCTGGCGCGCCTCGTCCTCGCCGACCCGCACACGTTGGTTCTGGACGAGGCGACATCGCTCCTCGACCCCCGCGCGGCACGGCACTTGGAGCGTTCCCTCGCCCGCGTGCTGGACGGCCGTACGGTCGTGGCGATCGCCCACCGGCTGCACACCGCGCATGACGCGGACGTCATCGCGGTCGTCGAGAGCGGCCGGATCGCGGAACTTGGCAGCCACGATCAGCTGGTGGCGGCGGACGGCGCGTACGCGGCGCTGTGGCGGTCCTGGCACGGATAG